One genomic region from Gossypium hirsutum isolate 1008001.06 chromosome D13, Gossypium_hirsutum_v2.1, whole genome shotgun sequence encodes:
- the LOC107918603 gene encoding pheophytinase, chloroplastic yields MGIKMAAATVLHDVAAACLRPPLSLPRTTAKEPRLRPGLAFPHLYGNKLPVLGLGYGVGNRSFITCYVDPSTESRVSVLGVSQIKEQCSKWQWKGRYSINYFVSSSSSTNPALLLVHGFGASIPHWRRNIDTLAQDYTVYAIDLLGFGASDKPQGFSYSMEAWAELILDFLNEVVQKPTVLIGNSVGSLACVIAASESSQNLVRGIVLLNCAGGMNNKAIVDDWRIKLLLPLLWLVDFLLKQRRIATAVFERAKQRDNLRNILLSVYGNKESVDDELVEIINGPANDEGALDAFVSIITGPPGPNPVQLMPRINLPVLVLWGDQDPFTPIDGPVGKYFSSLPSKSSNVSLYMLEGVGHCPHDDKPDLVHQKLLPWLAQVTAS; encoded by the exons ATGGGCATAAAGATGGCGGCTGCCACGGTTCTTCATGATGTGGCGGCGGCTTGTCTCCGGCCGCCGCTTTCACTGCCGCGGACGACGGCTAAAGAACCCAGACTCAGACCAGGACTTGCTTTCCCTCACCTTTACGGTAACAAGCTTCCCGTTCTCGGTCTTGGCTATGGTGTTGGTAACCGTAGTTTCATCACTTGCTATGTTGACCCATCCACTGAGTCTCGTGTCAGCGTGTTAGGGGTGAGTCAGATAAAGGAGCAATGCAGTAAGTGGCAATGGAAAGGTCGGTACTCCATCAATTACTTTGTTTCCTCCTCATCTTCTACCAACCCTGCTTTGCTTCTCGTTCATGGATTTGGTGCCTCCATTCCCCATTGGCGGAG GAATATTGACACATTGGCTCAGGATTACACTGTTTATGCTATTGACCTTCTGGGTTTTGGTGCATCAGATAAGCCCCAAGGTTTTTCATATTCCATGGAAGCTTGGGCTGAG TTGATACTAGATTTCTTGAATGAAGTTGTTCAGAAGCCTACTGTGTTGATTGGAAACTCTGTGGGAAGTCTTGCTTGTGTGATAGCTGCCTCAG AATCTAGTCAAAACCTGGTTCGAGGGATTGTGCTGTTGAATTGTGCTGGTGGGATGAACAACAAGGCAATTGTTGATGATTGGAGGATCAAACTCCTCTTACCTTTGCTTTGGTTGGTTGATTTCTTATTGAAGCAAAGACGAATCGCCACGGCCGTCTTTGAGCGTGCCAAGCAAAG AGATAATCTAAGGAACATTTTGTTATCTGTTTATGGAAATAAAGAGTCCGTTGATGATGAACTAGTTGAG ATCATCAATGGACCAGCAAACGATGAAGGTGCTCTCGATGCCTTTGTCTCGATTATAACCGGTCCACCAGGGCCAAACCCTGTGCAATTGATGCCGAGAATCAACTTACCTGTCCTAGTTTTATGGGGTGATCAAGATCCTTTCACCCCTATAGATGGGCCTGTAGGTAAGTACTTCTCTTCCTTACCTTCGAAATCGTCGAATGTAAGCCTTTATATGTTGGAAGGTGTAGGGCATTGCCCCCATGATGATAAACCTGACCTAGTTCATCAAAAGTTGCTTCCTTGGTTGGCTCAAGTTACTGCTTCGTGA